A window of Macrotis lagotis isolate mMagLag1 chromosome X, bilby.v1.9.chrom.fasta, whole genome shotgun sequence contains these coding sequences:
- the LOC141498369 gene encoding uncharacterized protein LOC141498369, translated as MSGRREMDSDYSDSEEKCPQWESDDSDHSSIALTFSPSTPEEEKTFPPGCPAASSGEPSAKRTCYSLPDEDCMEDNDFLSLTFPRKLWKLVESSQFRSIHWNENGNYVVIHDTLFREEVLGKRGSCRIFETDSIKSFIRQLNLYGFVKLHKDLANWDCHDFSEEERDSPQTTKVYCNPNFRRGNPHLLLKVKRRVGVKNACRRPNKRKASAQGNDHTPPSRPATRGKKHPAPATAFTSFSDATPSTSSSSRFGSKPDTCPASSSYFSPSHESSSCSVSGLHSPPPLASLSVSPPLVYMSPASSSPSLPSPPPAYTSPPISISDSIISPSNSPIYGSDSPSTSPSPPECECHSDPRETRSDDVEGQAAGEKESPSRPVNAGGSSAPPGSPGEAPPGNGHPSHQTEIAPMYLANTCGYVAALSLHLVTRCNAYRPQRHAVIYSHLRELEAHLTSLLSSCAPNLIPALSVISALATSMSLEMQRASELPHCYTCRCQPRPPAQEEPKEK; from the exons ATGTCTGGAAGACGGGAAATGGATTCTGATTATTCAGATTCAGAAGAAAAGTGTCCTCAATGGGAATCTGATGATTCTGACCACAGCAGTATTGCTCTGACTTTTTCTCCTTCGacgccagaggaagaaaagacttTTCCTCCCGGTTGTCCTGCGGCATCCTCCGGAGAGCCTTCAGCCAAAAGAACGTGCTACTCACTTCCTGATGAGGACTGCATGGAAGACAACGATTTTTTGTCCCTTACTTTTCCAAGGAAACTCTGGAAGTTGGTTGAAAGCAGCCAGTTTAGGTCGATTCATTggaatgaaaatggaaattaCGTGGTAATCCATGACACCTTGTTTAGAGAAGAGGTTTTGGGAAAGAGAGGCAGTTGTAGGATCTTTGAAACTGATAGTATTAAGAGTTTCATCCGTCAGCTTAATCTCTATGGCTTTGTTAAGCTTCATAAAGACTTAGCAAACTGGGACTGTCAtgatttttcagaggaagaaagagactCTCCTCAAACGACCAAG GTGTACTGCAATCCGAATTTCAGAAGAGGCAATCCTCACCTGTTGTTAAAAGTTAAGAGACGAGTGGGCGTGAAAAACGCATGCCGCCGCCCAAATAAGAGAAAGGCTTCCGCCCAAGGGAACGACCACACGCCACCAAGCAGGCCGGCCACTCGCGGGAAGAAACACCCTGCTCCCGCTACTGCGTTTACTTCTTTTTCTGATGCCACTCCTTCTACCTCCTCGTCCTCCCGATTTGGGTCTAAGCCTGACACCTGTCCTGCCTCTTCTTCCTATTTCTCCCCCTCTCATGAGAGTTCCTCCTGTAGTGTTTCTGGTTTGCATTCTCCTCCCCCTCTTGCCtccctttcagtttctcctcctcTCGTTTATATGTCTCCtgcttcttcttccccttctctcccttctccccctcctgcCTATACTTCTCCTCCGATTTCTATTTCGGATTCTATTATTTCGCCATCTAATTCTCCTATTTATGGTTCTGATTCGCCTTCTACTTCTCCCTCGCCTCCCGAATGTGAGTGTCATTCAGATCCACGGGAGACGAGGTCAGACGACGTGGAGGGTCAAGCTGCCGGTGAAAAGGAGAGCCCTAGCCGCCCAGTGAACGCAGGGGGCTCCTCTGCGCCGCCCGGCTCTCCAGGTGAGGCTCCGCCGGGGAACGGGCACCCATCTCACCAGACGGAGATTGCCCCAATGTACCTGGCGAATACGTGTGGATACGTCGCCGCGCTGAGTCTCCATCTGGTTACTCGTTGTAATGCCTACCGACCTCAGAGGCACGCGGTCATATACTCGCATTTGAGAGAGTTAGAAGCTCATCTGACAAGTCTTCTGTCTTCGTGCGCCCCGAACCTCATACCTGCCTTGTCGGTCATCTCCGCCTTGGCAACGTCGATGTCCCTGGAAATGCAGCGAGCCTCTGAGCTGCCTCACTGTTACACCTGCCGGTGCCAGCCTCGCCCTCCTGCACAAGAGGAACCCAAGGAGAAGTGA
- the LOC141498645 gene encoding LOW QUALITY PROTEIN: uncharacterized protein LOC141498645 (The sequence of the model RefSeq protein was modified relative to this genomic sequence to represent the inferred CDS: substituted 3 bases at 3 genomic stop codons) produces MDLAAIHEMLNYSFPKKLWKIVEIDHFKSIKWNDNGDSVIIEVEFFQREVLDKKVLIRIFETSSLKSFIRQLNLYGFSKVCINLPSNNLHPGTKKIMIYHNSNFRRDSPSLLERIKRKVDNRISVPSRSTSPLPKRKRVQIVDRQFSFRESKMNSSGKWEISKNGEKVLKKSQPTQNMGQECQPQPPWPVENSTSHPRPAPPQVPPEGVQNNFGLNYFLPQEAHVPTVPTIVGMIVPLYPEFMCLNAETIALMSLYNPWFRMFLATSETLPLSQFNEQQIYPTNQNCSVCCCCHGSKPSAXSVTRXKPXSSSD; encoded by the exons ATGGATTTGGCAGCAATTCATGAAATGCTAAATTACTCCTTTCCTAAAAAGCTTTGGAAAATAGTAGAGATTGATCACTTTAAGTCAATCAAGTGGAATGACAATGGAGACTCAGTGATCATTGAAGTAGAGTTTTTTCAAAGAGAAGTTTTAGataagaaagtgttaataagGATTTTTGAAACCTCTAGTCTGAAAAGTTTTATCCGACAGCTTAATCTTTATGGATTCTCTAAAGTTTGCATAAACTTGCCTTCAAACAACCTTCATCCGGGGaccaaaaaaataatg ATCTATCACAATTCCAACTTTCGAAGAGACTCTCCTTCTCTgcttgaaagaataaaaagaaaagtggatAATAGGATCAGTGTTCCATCAAGGTCTACATCTCCTCTTCCAAAAAGAAAGAGAGTTCAAATCGTGGACAGGCAGTTTTCCTTTAGGGAGTCAAAAATGAATAGTTCTGGCAAGTGGGAAATATCCAAGAATGGGGAAAAGGTACTGAAGAAATCCCAGCCAACCCAGAACATGGGTCAAGAATGCCAACCCCAACCACCATGGCCTGTGGAGAATTCCACTAGTCATCCTAGACCAGCCCCACCCCAAGTTCCCCCTGAGGGAGTCCAAAACAACTTtgggttaaattattttttaccCCAAGAAGCACATGTGCCAACTGTGCCTACCATTGTGGGGATGATAGTACCACTCTACCCTGAATTTATGTGTCTAAATGCTGAAACAATTGCTTTAATGTCTTTATATAACCCATGGTTTAGGATGTTTCTGGCTACATCTGAAACTCTCCCTCTATCTCAATTTAATGAGCAGCAGATTTATCCCACAAACCAGAACTGCTCTGTTTGTTGTTGCTGCCATGGTAGCAAGCCATCAGCTTAGTCTGTAACACGCTAAAAGCCATAGAGTTCTTCTGATTAA
- the EOLA2 gene encoding protein EOLA2 — protein sequence MNWSLERQREMKFGCLSFRQPYAGLVLNGVKTLETRWRPLLASQHSCTIAIHIAQKDWEDDSWKYILVERLGLTETQIQALLDEGEKFGRGVIAGLVDIGETLQCPGDLALEKLVDLENKAVLTDLNQKYLTTLSNPRWLLKPIVAKGEKDIFQVEIPKELIPLE from the exons ATGAATTGGAGccttgagagacagagagagatgaaatTTGGCTGTCTTTCCTTCCGGCAACCTTATGCTGGGCTAGTCCTAAATGGAGTCAAAACCCTAGAGACACGTTGGCGTCCTTTGCTGGCAAGCCAGCACAGCTGTACCATTGCTATTCACATCGCTCAGAAAGATTGGGAAGATGATTCATGGAAATATATACTGGTGGAGAGGCTCGGGTTGACAGAAACTCAAATCCAGGCGTTATTGGATGAAGGAGAGAAATTTGGTAGAGGAGTTATTGCTG GGCTCGTGGACATTGGGGAAACATTGCAGTGTCCTGGAGATCTGGCTCTGGAGAAGTTGGTGGATCTGGAAAACAAAGCTGTGCTGACTGATTTGAATCAAAAGTATCTGACAACTCTTTCAAACCCAAGGTGGCTGTTAAAACCAATAGTTGCTAAAGGTGAAAAGGATATATTTCAAGTTGAGATCCCCAAAGAACTAATCCCTTTGGAGTAG